In Luteimonas sp. MC1750, the following proteins share a genomic window:
- the asnB gene encoding asparagine synthase (glutamine-hydrolyzing) → MCGIAGAWAPRAEDAGVLHALGAAMGTAIAHRGPDDAGTWADADAGLVLSHRRLSILDLSPLGHQPMASADGRWQLAYNGEVYNHAALRAELEGLGHGFRGHSDTEVLLAAIAEWGVDAALARTNGMFAFAAWDVHARELWLARDRVGKKPLYYGWCADGSFVFGSELAALRAHPALSAEVDPDALALLLRFDYIPAPHAILRGVHKLCAGRLLRIDASRVAAGAAGHDPAGDQQIWWNARERQEAAIAEGFAGDEAAALDALDALLRDATALRMEADVPLGAFLSGGTDSSLVTALMQAQSPHPVRSFSIGFDNAVHDESAHAAAVARHLGTAHTGLHVDGRAALDLVPWMPKIYDEPFADSSQLPTTLLCQLTRRHVTVALSGDGGDELFFGYGRYARALRNRSLAARMPAPLRALLARDHGEGARLGGVAALRGALAERSIQDVARGRVQRWRHPEAVVTGAHRLATAYDDPAALPRNGGDADALMALDFACYLPEDVLAKVDRASMAASLEARAPLLDWRVAEFAWSLPLAMKWRDGRLKHLPRRLLERYLPTALVERPKSGFGAPVGDWLRGPLRDWGEAQLDPRRLREEGHFDPAPIRALWQAFQAGERKWHTHLWGVLMFQAWREALHEGTPHSERTP, encoded by the coding sequence TGTCGATCCTCGACCTCAGCCCGCTCGGCCACCAGCCGATGGCCTCGGCCGATGGCCGCTGGCAGCTGGCCTACAACGGCGAGGTCTACAACCATGCCGCGCTGCGCGCGGAGCTGGAAGGCCTGGGCCACGGCTTCCGCGGCCACTCCGACACCGAGGTGCTGCTGGCGGCGATCGCCGAATGGGGCGTTGACGCGGCGCTGGCGCGCACCAACGGCATGTTCGCCTTTGCCGCCTGGGACGTGCATGCGCGCGAACTCTGGCTGGCGCGCGACCGCGTCGGCAAGAAGCCGCTGTACTACGGCTGGTGCGCCGACGGGAGCTTCGTCTTCGGCAGCGAGCTGGCCGCGCTTCGCGCGCATCCCGCGCTGTCGGCCGAGGTCGATCCGGACGCGCTGGCGCTGCTGCTGCGCTTCGACTACATCCCGGCGCCGCACGCCATCCTGCGTGGCGTGCACAAGCTGTGCGCCGGCCGGCTGCTGCGCATCGACGCGTCGCGGGTGGCCGCCGGCGCCGCGGGCCACGACCCGGCGGGTGACCAGCAGATCTGGTGGAACGCGCGCGAACGCCAGGAGGCGGCGATCGCCGAAGGCTTCGCCGGCGACGAGGCCGCGGCGCTGGATGCGCTCGACGCGCTGCTGCGCGACGCCACCGCACTGCGCATGGAAGCCGACGTGCCGCTCGGCGCCTTCCTTTCCGGAGGCACGGACTCCTCACTGGTCACCGCGCTGATGCAGGCGCAGTCGCCGCATCCGGTGCGCAGCTTCTCGATCGGCTTCGACAACGCGGTGCACGACGAGAGCGCGCACGCCGCCGCCGTCGCGCGGCATCTCGGAACCGCACACACCGGGCTGCACGTCGACGGGCGCGCGGCGCTCGACCTGGTGCCCTGGATGCCGAAGATCTACGACGAGCCGTTCGCCGATTCTTCCCAGCTGCCCACCACCCTGCTGTGCCAGCTGACCCGGCGCCACGTGACCGTGGCGCTTTCGGGCGACGGCGGCGATGAGCTGTTCTTCGGCTACGGCCGCTACGCGCGTGCGCTGCGCAACCGGAGCCTGGCCGCGCGCATGCCGGCACCGCTGCGCGCGCTGCTGGCCCGCGACCACGGCGAAGGCGCCCGACTGGGCGGCGTGGCCGCGCTGCGCGGCGCGCTCGCGGAGCGATCCATCCAGGACGTCGCCCGGGGCCGCGTGCAGCGCTGGCGGCATCCCGAAGCCGTGGTCACCGGCGCGCACCGCCTGGCCACCGCCTATGACGATCCCGCCGCGCTGCCGCGCAATGGCGGCGACGCCGACGCGCTGATGGCGCTCGACTTCGCCTGCTATCTGCCCGAGGACGTCCTGGCCAAGGTCGACCGCGCGAGCATGGCGGCGTCGCTGGAGGCGCGCGCGCCCCTGCTCGACTGGCGCGTGGCGGAGTTCGCCTGGTCGCTGCCGCTTGCGATGAAATGGCGCGACGGCCGGCTCAAGCACCTGCCACGCCGGCTGCTGGAACGCTACCTGCCGACCGCCCTGGTCGAGCGGCCCAAATCCGGCTTCGGCGCGCCGGTGGGCGATTGGCTGCGCGGGCCGCTGCGCGACTGGGGCGAGGCGCAACTGGATCCGCGCCGGCTGCGCGAGGAAGGGCATTTCGATCCCGCCCCGATCCGCGCGCTGTGGCAGGCGTTCCAGGCCGGCGAACGCAAGTGGCACACCCACCTCTGGGGCGTGCTGATGTTCCAGGCCTGGCGGGAGGCGCTGCACGAGGGCACGCCGCACTCCGAACGGACGCCATGA
- a CDS encoding glycosyltransferase, whose translation MKILYTNFHDCHGGGHTTYVLALARALGGRHRVHVAAPPGSRLLAGAEGLEGVSAVPQPFPNGIRRLAARRRARASLRALLREERFDLVHVNGSADHRLVLSALRGLPVRPRIVFTKHNSKPASGVGAWWRARRGTDHVIAVCDDTRKRLLDTPYGRLPMDAVPNGVDLERYRPWPDDARCQARRQWLGAGGDDVLLLGSNAGTIAYKGWMDLVEALALLPEVQRARVSVLLAGEPPADDALARIEALELGGQVRFAGLLDDIRPMVAALDAGFVLSWDVETISFACREMMAMGKPVLVSDYAGLPENIDPGVDGWVVPARSPPRVADAILQLLDARDRLPAMGAAARAHAERAFGIERFVDATEAVYFRAVAAGA comes from the coding sequence ATGAAGATCCTCTACACCAACTTCCACGATTGCCATGGCGGCGGCCACACCACGTATGTGCTGGCGCTTGCGCGCGCACTCGGCGGCCGCCACCGCGTCCATGTCGCGGCTCCACCGGGCAGCCGCCTGCTGGCCGGCGCCGAAGGGCTCGAAGGCGTGTCCGCGGTGCCGCAGCCGTTCCCCAACGGGATCCGCCGGCTCGCCGCGCGCCGCCGCGCCCGCGCAAGCCTGCGCGCGCTGCTGCGCGAGGAGCGCTTCGACCTCGTCCACGTCAACGGGTCCGCGGACCACCGCCTGGTGCTGTCGGCGCTGCGCGGGCTGCCGGTCCGGCCGCGGATCGTGTTCACCAAGCACAACTCCAAACCGGCGTCCGGCGTGGGCGCCTGGTGGCGCGCCCGCCGCGGGACCGACCACGTCATCGCGGTCTGCGACGACACCCGCAAGCGCCTGCTCGACACGCCCTACGGTCGCCTGCCCATGGATGCCGTGCCCAACGGCGTCGACCTCGAGCGCTACCGGCCCTGGCCGGATGACGCACGCTGCCAGGCCCGACGGCAGTGGCTGGGGGCCGGCGGAGACGATGTGCTGCTGCTCGGCTCCAACGCCGGCACCATCGCCTACAAGGGCTGGATGGACCTGGTCGAGGCGCTCGCACTGCTCCCGGAGGTGCAACGCGCACGCGTCAGCGTGCTGCTCGCGGGCGAGCCGCCGGCCGACGATGCACTGGCAAGGATCGAAGCGCTGGAGCTGGGCGGGCAGGTCCGCTTCGCCGGGTTGCTCGACGACATCCGGCCGATGGTGGCGGCGCTCGACGCGGGCTTCGTGCTGTCCTGGGACGTGGAAACCATTTCCTTCGCCTGCCGGGAAATGATGGCGATGGGAAAGCCCGTGCTGGTCAGCGACTACGCCGGACTTCCGGAGAACATCGACCCCGGCGTGGATGGCTGGGTGGTGCCGGCGCGCAGTCCGCCGCGGGTGGCCGACGCCATCCTGCAGCTGCTGGACGCGCGCGACCGGCTGCCGGCGATGGGGGCGGCGGCGCGGGCGCATGCCGAGCGCGCGTTCGGGATCGAACGCTTCGTCGATGCCACCGAGGCGGTCTACTTCCGGGCCGTGGCCGCAGGCGCCTGA